The Cohaesibacter intestini genome includes a window with the following:
- a CDS encoding DUF2065 domain-containing protein has product MSDFFVAIGLVLVLEGLVYAAFPDLMKRMIFEVLTLPSNSLRSGGLMAMLIGVVIIYLIRG; this is encoded by the coding sequence ATGTCTGACTTTTTCGTCGCAATTGGCCTTGTTCTGGTTCTTGAGGGGCTGGTCTATGCGGCTTTCCCCGATCTGATGAAGCGCATGATCTTTGAGGTTCTGACCCTGCCCAGCAACAGTTTGCGCTCGGGCGGCCTGATGGCCATGCTGATTGGTGTGGTGATCATCTATCTTATCCGCGGCTAA
- the hflC gene encoding protease modulator HflC: MSVKAIFSLILTAIVAVVLFLSVYFVYPHEQAVVTQFGRIVNAEREPGVYFKIPFIQNVEYLDKRARYLELSEREVIASDKKRLIIDSFTRYRIIEPLRFKQRAKVMSNFENQLRTFMDSSLRAAAANFDFQDIVRDKREDLIEAIRKDIDGKTKNFGVEVVDFRVRRADLPKENSEAVYRQMQTERQQEANGIRADGDRAALQIRSIADRNATVIIANARRDSEVIRGEGDAQRNNIFAEAYGKNASFFEFYRTMQAYERSLAKGDTRLVLTPDGEFFSYFGGADGAAKPQ, from the coding sequence ATGTCTGTAAAAGCAATTTTTTCCCTCATTCTGACCGCAATTGTGGCCGTTGTGCTGTTTCTGTCGGTCTATTTCGTCTATCCGCACGAGCAGGCTGTGGTGACGCAGTTTGGCCGGATCGTCAATGCCGAGCGTGAGCCTGGTGTCTATTTCAAGATCCCGTTCATCCAGAATGTGGAATATCTTGACAAGCGCGCCCGATATCTCGAGCTGTCCGAACGTGAGGTCATCGCGTCCGACAAGAAACGTCTGATCATCGATTCCTTCACCCGTTACCGGATCATCGAGCCGCTGCGCTTCAAACAGCGTGCGAAGGTGATGTCCAACTTCGAAAACCAGTTGCGCACCTTCATGGATTCGTCCCTGCGTGCAGCTGCTGCCAACTTCGATTTTCAGGACATTGTGCGTGACAAGCGTGAGGATCTGATCGAGGCAATCCGCAAGGATATCGACGGAAAGACCAAGAATTTCGGCGTCGAAGTGGTTGATTTCCGGGTTCGTCGTGCAGACCTTCCAAAGGAAAACTCTGAAGCGGTCTATCGTCAGATGCAGACCGAGCGTCAGCAGGAAGCCAATGGTATTCGTGCCGACGGTGATCGTGCCGCCTTGCAGATCCGCTCTATCGCTGACCGTAATGCCACCGTTATCATCGCCAATGCCCGGCGTGATTCCGAGGTCATTCGCGGTGAGGGCGATGCTCAGCGAAACAATATCTTTGCGGAAGCCTATGGCAAGAATGCCAGCTTCTTCGAATTCTATCGTACGATGCAGGCCTATGAGCGCAGCCTTGCAAAAGGCGACACCCGCCTGGTGCTGACCCCGGATGGGGAATTCTTCAGCTACTTTGGTGGTGCTGACGGTGCTGCCAAGCCTCAGTAA
- the hflK gene encoding FtsH protease activity modulator HflK — translation MPWSNQNGGGGSGGPWGNGGGGRNGGPWGQGPQKPGSNPPDLEDMIRKGQERLRQAFPGGGGSGGGSLGAKGIGLLGLGAIAVWMLTGFYSVKEGELGVELMLGQTSAVSGSGLNYNFPYPVGRTEIVNVEQIREINVGARQFSSSRGTRVQDVPEESLMLTGDENIIDVDFKVQWNISDPAQYLFNVAEPEVAVKQVVESAMREIVGRNTMDEIQTGNRTAVELAVQELSQKMLNDYKTGVTIVEIQLEGVEPPQEVVAAFRDVQAAKADNVRLQNEAQAYANKVVPQAQGQAAQILEAANAYREQTVAEARGQADRFSKVLGEYEKAPEITRKRLYLETMEKVMGQSEKIILDNGGKDGSGVVPYLPLNELTKKAGN, via the coding sequence ATGCCTTGGAGCAATCAGAATGGTGGTGGCGGCAGCGGTGGCCCTTGGGGCAACGGCGGCGGCGGACGGAATGGCGGACCATGGGGGCAAGGCCCTCAGAAACCGGGATCCAATCCGCCTGATCTGGAAGACATGATCCGCAAAGGCCAGGAACGTCTCCGGCAAGCCTTCCCCGGTGGTGGCGGTTCGGGCGGCGGTTCTCTCGGCGCCAAAGGTATTGGCCTCCTCGGGCTTGGTGCCATTGCTGTGTGGATGCTGACCGGTTTCTACTCGGTCAAAGAGGGTGAGCTCGGTGTTGAACTGATGCTCGGTCAGACGTCGGCAGTGTCCGGCTCCGGTCTGAACTACAATTTCCCTTATCCCGTCGGTCGCACGGAAATCGTCAATGTGGAACAGATCCGCGAAATCAATGTCGGTGCTCGGCAGTTTTCGTCTTCGCGCGGTACCCGCGTGCAGGACGTGCCTGAAGAAAGCCTGATGCTGACCGGGGATGAGAATATCATCGACGTGGATTTCAAGGTTCAGTGGAATATCAGCGATCCTGCGCAATATCTGTTTAATGTGGCAGAGCCAGAAGTCGCGGTGAAGCAGGTCGTCGAAAGCGCGATGCGCGAAATCGTTGGCCGCAATACCATGGATGAGATCCAGACCGGTAACCGTACCGCGGTTGAGCTGGCCGTTCAGGAATTGTCCCAGAAGATGCTGAATGATTACAAGACCGGCGTGACCATCGTCGAGATTCAGCTTGAGGGTGTCGAGCCTCCGCAAGAGGTGGTGGCCGCGTTCCGTGACGTGCAGGCGGCGAAGGCCGATAATGTGCGTTTGCAGAACGAAGCACAGGCCTATGCCAACAAGGTCGTGCCACAGGCACAGGGTCAGGCTGCCCAGATTCTGGAAGCTGCCAATGCCTATCGTGAACAGACGGTGGCCGAAGCACGCGGTCAGGCCGATCGCTTCTCCAAAGTTCTTGGGGAATATGAAAAGGCGCCGGAAATCACCCGCAAGCGTCTTTATCTTGAAACCATGGAAAAGGTCATGGGCCAGTCCGAGAAGATCATTCTCGACAATGGCGGCAAGGATGGCTCCGGCGTCGTGCCGTACCTGCCCTTGAATGAATTGACCAAGAAAGCGGGGAACTAA
- a CDS encoding TfoX/Sxy family protein, producing MNKTDRPIAELKNMGPKTSVWLAEIGIHTERDLRQRGIIDAYIEVKARNPRIVNLMMLWALQGALMDINCLHLPDEIKAALKQDLINHT from the coding sequence ATGAACAAAACGGACCGCCCCATTGCCGAGCTGAAAAATATGGGGCCGAAAACCAGCGTCTGGCTGGCGGAAATCGGCATCCATACGGAGCGGGACTTGCGCCAACGCGGCATCATCGACGCCTATATCGAGGTGAAGGCCCGCAATCCGCGTATCGTCAACCTGATGATGCTCTGGGCCTTGCAAGGCGCACTGATGGATATCAATTGCCTGCATTTGCCTGATGAGATCAAGGCAGCACTGAAACAGGATCTGATAAACCACACCTGA
- a CDS encoding dihydrofolate reductase — MVEPKAAKLVFHYAVASNGVIGKDNDMPWHVSSDLKRFKAMTMGKPLIMGRKTFASIGRPLPGRTNIVVTRDPTFAAEGIRVARDIEEALAMAQTIASDDQVDEIAVIGGGTIYNALWGRADRLYVTHIEAEPDGDTFLPLIDAAVWRQVSIEDPVQGEKDSAPMRFAIYERRA; from the coding sequence ATGGTGGAGCCAAAGGCAGCGAAGCTGGTCTTTCATTATGCGGTTGCCAGCAATGGGGTGATTGGCAAAGACAATGACATGCCTTGGCATGTCTCAAGCGATTTGAAGCGCTTCAAGGCGATGACGATGGGCAAGCCATTGATCATGGGCCGCAAGACCTTTGCCTCGATCGGGCGACCTTTGCCTGGACGGACCAACATCGTGGTGACGCGAGATCCAACCTTTGCCGCCGAAGGCATCCGGGTCGCAAGGGATATCGAAGAAGCCCTTGCCATGGCCCAGACCATCGCGTCTGACGATCAGGTCGATGAAATTGCGGTGATTGGCGGTGGAACGATCTATAACGCGCTCTGGGGGCGGGCGGATCGCCTCTATGTGACCCATATCGAGGCCGAACCGGACGGGGATACCTTCCTGCCGTTGATTGATGCAGCGGTGTGGCGTCAGGTGAGCATCGAAGATCCGGTGCAGGGGGAGAAGGACAGTGCGCCGATGCGGTTTGCGATCTATGAGCGCCGGGCCTGA
- a CDS encoding thymidylate synthase, which produces MQSYLDLLQHILDTGVDKGDRTGTGTRSVFGYQMRFDLSEGFPLLTTKKLHLRSIIHELLWFLSGDTNIGYLKDNKVRIWDDWADENGDLGPVYGHQWCSWPARDGGTIDQISQLIDQIKTNPDSRRLMVTAWNPADVERMALPPCHCLFQFYVANGRLSCQLYQRSADVFLGVPFNIASYALLTMMVAQVCDLEPGDFVHSFGDTHLYSNHFEQARAQMTRAPRALPKMRINPDRKDIFSFTFEDFELVDYDPHAHIAAPVAV; this is translated from the coding sequence ATGCAGTCCTATCTCGATCTCTTGCAGCATATTCTTGACACTGGCGTCGACAAGGGCGACCGGACCGGCACTGGTACGCGCTCGGTCTTTGGCTATCAAATGCGCTTTGATCTCTCGGAAGGCTTTCCGCTGCTGACCACCAAGAAGCTGCATCTGCGCTCGATCATCCATGAGTTGTTGTGGTTCCTGTCGGGGGATACCAATATCGGCTATTTGAAGGACAACAAGGTTCGAATCTGGGATGACTGGGCCGATGAGAATGGCGATCTGGGGCCGGTCTACGGCCATCAGTGGTGCTCCTGGCCGGCGCGGGACGGGGGCACGATCGATCAGATCAGCCAGTTGATTGACCAGATCAAGACCAACCCGGACAGCCGCCGCCTGATGGTCACCGCGTGGAACCCTGCCGATGTGGAGCGGATGGCGTTGCCTCCCTGCCACTGTCTGTTCCAGTTCTATGTGGCCAATGGCCGCCTGTCCTGCCAGCTCTATCAGCGTTCAGCGGATGTGTTTCTCGGCGTGCCGTTCAACATCGCCTCCTATGCGCTGTTGACCATGATGGTGGCGCAGGTCTGTGATCTGGAGCCGGGTGACTTTGTCCATTCCTTTGGCGATACTCATCTCTATTCGAACCATTTCGAGCAGGCCCGCGCGCAAATGACCCGTGCGCCACGGGCTTTGCCCAAGATGCGAATCAATCCGGATCGGAAAGACATTTTCAGCTTCACATTCGAAGATTTCGAACTGGTTGATTATGATCCCCATGCACATATTGCAGCGCCTGTGGCGGTGTAA
- a CDS encoding SspB family protein, with product MSEDLIRYDILAQDALRGVVKTVLTEVARTGLPGEHHFYITFNTQAQGVRISPRLLEKYPDDMTIVLQHQFWDLQANEQAIEIGLSFDGIPEKLYIPYTAIITFIDPSVHFSLQFEVTGEMDEDDEDFDGEMLIPIDENDDGVIAVIAPSEETGDLETSDGTDIDEKAANESEDDSKPAKPEGAEVVSLDSFRKK from the coding sequence ATGAGCGAAGACCTGATCCGGTACGACATTCTCGCACAGGATGCACTCAGAGGTGTGGTGAAAACCGTACTCACCGAGGTAGCGCGCACTGGCTTGCCCGGCGAGCATCATTTCTACATCACCTTCAACACCCAGGCACAGGGCGTTCGCATTTCCCCACGGCTTCTGGAGAAATATCCAGATGACATGACCATTGTCCTCCAGCATCAATTCTGGGACCTGCAGGCCAACGAGCAGGCAATCGAAATCGGCCTGTCTTTTGATGGCATCCCGGAAAAGCTTTACATTCCCTACACCGCGATCATCACCTTCATCGACCCGTCGGTGCATTTCTCGCTGCAGTTCGAAGTAACCGGCGAGATGGATGAGGATGATGAGGACTTTGACGGCGAGATGCTGATACCGATCGATGAGAATGACGATGGCGTCATTGCGGTCATTGCACCCAGCGAGGAAACCGGTGATCTTGAAACGTCAGATGGAACAGACATCGACGAGAAAGCTGCCAACGAGAGCGAAGACGACAGCAAGCCGGCCAAACCCGAAGGAGCAGAAGTCGTCTCCCTTGATTCCTTCCGCAAGAAATAG
- a CDS encoding DUF4169 family protein: protein MTEIINLRQARKARNRQEKEKQAEANRALFGRTKGQKAKDKAEADKLNRHLDGHKLTTLTRPDKDPEDGSEAAT, encoded by the coding sequence ATGACCGAAATCATCAATCTGCGTCAGGCGAGAAAAGCCCGCAATCGGCAGGAAAAGGAAAAGCAGGCCGAAGCCAACCGCGCCCTGTTTGGCCGCACCAAGGGTCAGAAAGCCAAAGACAAGGCAGAAGCGGACAAGCTCAATCGTCATTTGGATGGTCACAAGCTGACCACGCTGACCAGACCCGATAAGGACCCCGAAGATGGGTCTGAAGCGGCGACATGA
- a CDS encoding ribbon-helix-helix domain-containing protein, whose protein sequence is MKKHSVTISGHRTSISLEDEFWTGLKEIADHRSKALADIIRQIDKDRGNHNLSSAIRIAVLDHYKSRIPTTDQGKDIDLHRSIRAE, encoded by the coding sequence ATGAAGAAACACTCTGTCACCATTTCCGGCCACCGCACCTCCATTTCGCTGGAAGATGAGTTCTGGACTGGCCTGAAAGAGATTGCTGACCACCGCAGCAAGGCACTGGCCGATATCATCCGCCAGATCGACAAAGACCGCGGCAATCACAATCTCTCCTCGGCCATTCGGATCGCTGTGCTCGATCACTACAAATCCCGGATCCCCACGACAGACCAAGGCAAGGACATCGACTTGCACCGCTCTATTCGAGCTGAATGA
- a CDS encoding AsmA family protein — protein sequence MLALIVALVGPLFVDWTSYRAAFEREATLALGQPVRVLGDADMQILPLPHLHFESIHVGPDDQAPILVVDEFDMRIELMPLLQKKIEVVDMTLRSPVLKIRLDQEGKFAWRRDTGKLWDLDLEKIRLNDVRIADGRIEFDDESTGRHKEVSNLNGTLEARSLIGPYKIETSFLMEGEPYSLMLSTGSASEAGMRLKSLLTPANHPVTLSIDGEVKEGSDERFHYMGVLKLTNAIEGLEQQVTPWELTGESNLTATSLVMPKFDFSHGDVEQAYRLSGAGTVNFGAKPQFDIVVSSRQLDLDRALGEGPNAPIDLKVGVSKLASALTKMPLPPMPGHVGFDVPGIILGGGIVRNVQLDAMLVDQGWQIETLEADLPGQTRFAMAGMFARRFDAGSLEHAFEGEARMRSEQPSVFAKWWLKDAPANGQLQPFDLSGQVLAKADRLQVSSLDLDMNGDRATGRIDWYIGDDAKKTDGSLTIKLDADRIDLDAVRGIGSLLLANTNGAASPLGSIDVDVKTDRLSLGEFEGQSLAAKIRLMDGDLAIDSFKVDDFAGASIEATGSLRDLAGRPSGTLSGRIKAKHLDGLASAAQWLLPDQPVADWFQSAKGALAPADVAFSLEGNPDGNGLSAKLKGQMSGGAVALDAAMEGSLVTWREKPLALDLAIDNPDGAKLLGLVGLGGDMIGLPPLAAKVNLQGTPRETAQLSVSLDADDGALSYQGTLALDNRDRLVADGALALRSQDLAPYLMASGISLSNPGLALPVALTAHLAHMDEASNLSDLKGTWDDQPVVGTLRLERTVTDRVVSGSLELGDLDGLWLGESIVGPGRLTATSRAWPDLPFQQPLEKGETLPVKLALDVKARSLELIAPTIFQQPRFSMIWRDDSLVISNFKALLQGGKVTGGLQFENVAGEGVVKSHLRADGMALEPFIWERDGRSVATGLMDLNVTLESQGRSYAGLVSGLTGDGTFALRDAELKYVNPLAFEQVVRAVDAGLDLKEADIKRTFIAHMDAGSTRVKSLSGAFQIAGGALRANNINAEADILQSRGSLMLDLSAQTLKGDWSIKVEPNEEDAVTGAQPEVGLVFSGDLEAPKRVVDVAPFTGYLSIRAFEREVDRVERLQADILEKERMRRLLRLYREQARHREAEALAAEQEAERLKLQAVEDAKKAAKRKAEEEKARLEAEAARKAAEAEAKRKAEKARKAAEKARPEAEAARKAEEKRLAEQKRLAEEARKAAAEKARLAAEAQARADEEARKVEAARKEAERLAAEARAAEEAARQLEQSQQPASVIAPLPNQSNGQIEVRPLGDLVPNETNATGNGSEDLATESGLLSGAAAGPESLASQPLPDNLSVLPRIRVAPAIGEKQAPASEPANDNRPTFNELMEEFRNSPDRIIQLE from the coding sequence TTGCTGGCGCTGATCGTGGCGCTGGTCGGACCTCTCTTTGTTGACTGGACTTCCTATCGCGCCGCCTTCGAGCGCGAAGCCACGTTGGCGTTGGGGCAACCGGTGCGGGTGCTCGGCGATGCGGACATGCAAATCCTGCCTTTGCCGCATTTGCATTTTGAAAGCATCCATGTCGGGCCGGACGATCAGGCGCCTATCCTCGTCGTTGATGAGTTCGACATGCGCATCGAGCTGATGCCACTGTTGCAAAAGAAGATTGAAGTGGTCGACATGACCCTCAGGTCACCGGTTCTCAAGATTCGGCTTGATCAGGAGGGGAAATTTGCCTGGCGTCGGGACACGGGCAAGCTTTGGGATCTGGATCTGGAGAAAATCCGCCTCAATGACGTGCGAATTGCCGATGGTCGGATCGAATTTGACGATGAAAGCACTGGCCGACACAAAGAGGTTTCCAATCTCAATGGCACCCTTGAAGCCCGCAGTCTGATTGGTCCCTACAAGATCGAAACCTCCTTTCTGATGGAAGGGGAGCCCTATTCGCTGATGCTGTCAACTGGTTCGGCGAGTGAAGCGGGCATGCGGCTGAAAAGCCTTTTGACGCCAGCCAACCATCCGGTGACCCTGTCGATTGACGGTGAAGTCAAGGAAGGATCCGATGAGCGCTTCCATTATATGGGTGTGCTGAAGCTGACCAATGCCATCGAGGGGTTGGAGCAGCAGGTGACACCTTGGGAATTGACCGGTGAGAGCAACCTGACAGCGACTTCTCTGGTCATGCCGAAATTTGACTTCTCCCATGGCGATGTTGAACAGGCCTATCGCTTGAGCGGCGCCGGGACGGTGAATTTCGGAGCCAAGCCGCAGTTTGACATCGTGGTCTCGTCGCGCCAGCTGGATCTCGATCGCGCGCTAGGCGAAGGGCCAAATGCGCCGATTGACCTCAAAGTTGGGGTTAGCAAGCTGGCCTCGGCCCTGACCAAAATGCCATTGCCGCCAATGCCCGGGCATGTGGGCTTTGATGTGCCGGGGATCATTCTGGGCGGCGGCATTGTGCGCAATGTCCAGCTGGATGCCATGCTGGTGGATCAGGGCTGGCAGATCGAGACGCTGGAAGCAGATCTGCCGGGGCAGACCCGCTTTGCCATGGCCGGGATGTTTGCCCGTCGTTTCGACGCCGGCAGTTTGGAACATGCCTTTGAGGGTGAAGCGCGGATGCGGTCCGAGCAACCTTCAGTCTTTGCCAAATGGTGGCTGAAGGATGCGCCTGCCAATGGGCAATTGCAGCCGTTTGACTTGAGTGGTCAGGTGCTGGCCAAGGCAGACCGGTTGCAGGTCTCCTCCCTTGATCTCGACATGAATGGAGATCGGGCAACGGGACGGATCGACTGGTATATCGGTGATGACGCCAAAAAGACGGATGGATCTTTGACCATCAAACTGGATGCTGACCGGATCGATCTCGACGCGGTGCGTGGCATTGGCTCGCTGCTGCTTGCCAACACCAATGGGGCGGCGTCGCCGCTGGGTAGCATTGATGTGGATGTTAAAACCGACCGGCTGTCGCTTGGCGAGTTCGAGGGCCAGAGCCTTGCTGCCAAGATCCGTCTGATGGATGGGGATCTGGCGATTGACAGCTTCAAGGTGGATGATTTTGCCGGAGCGTCGATTGAGGCGACCGGGTCCTTGCGTGATTTGGCCGGGCGACCGAGCGGAACCCTGTCCGGGCGGATCAAGGCGAAGCATCTGGATGGTTTGGCGTCGGCGGCGCAATGGTTGTTGCCCGATCAGCCGGTTGCTGACTGGTTCCAGAGCGCCAAAGGGGCGTTGGCTCCGGCAGATGTTGCCTTTTCGCTGGAGGGCAATCCCGATGGCAATGGTCTGTCGGCCAAGCTGAAGGGGCAGATGAGTGGTGGTGCTGTTGCCCTTGACGCGGCGATGGAAGGCTCACTGGTCACATGGCGCGAGAAGCCTCTGGCGCTTGATCTGGCGATTGACAATCCCGATGGCGCAAAACTGCTTGGTCTTGTGGGGCTAGGGGGCGACATGATCGGCCTGCCACCATTGGCGGCCAAAGTGAATTTGCAGGGAACGCCGCGTGAGACAGCGCAATTGTCCGTCTCGCTTGATGCCGACGATGGGGCGTTGAGCTATCAAGGCACACTGGCGCTCGATAACCGGGATCGTCTGGTTGCTGATGGCGCGTTGGCGCTCCGCTCGCAGGATCTGGCGCCTTATCTGATGGCATCTGGCATATCTTTATCCAATCCCGGCCTTGCTCTTCCGGTCGCTCTGACAGCGCATTTGGCCCATATGGATGAGGCGAGCAATCTGTCCGACCTCAAAGGCACATGGGATGACCAGCCGGTGGTTGGGACCTTGCGTCTTGAGCGGACGGTGACGGACCGTGTGGTGTCTGGTTCTCTGGAACTTGGCGATCTCGATGGTCTATGGTTGGGGGAGAGCATTGTCGGGCCGGGACGCCTGACGGCCACCAGTCGCGCCTGGCCGGATCTGCCGTTCCAGCAACCGCTCGAGAAAGGCGAAACCCTGCCGGTCAAACTGGCGCTTGATGTCAAGGCGCGCAGCCTTGAGCTGATAGCCCCTACCATTTTCCAGCAACCGCGTTTTTCGATGATCTGGCGCGACGACAGTCTGGTGATCAGTAACTTTAAGGCCTTGTTGCAAGGGGGTAAGGTTACGGGTGGTCTGCAGTTCGAGAATGTGGCTGGCGAAGGGGTTGTGAAATCTCACTTGCGGGCCGATGGCATGGCGCTTGAACCATTCATTTGGGAGCGGGATGGCCGCTCGGTTGCCACGGGGCTGATGGATCTCAATGTAACGCTTGAGAGCCAGGGGCGCTCCTATGCGGGGCTGGTGTCCGGGCTGACTGGTGATGGCACATTCGCGCTCAGGGATGCGGAGTTGAAATATGTCAATCCATTGGCTTTCGAGCAGGTCGTGCGCGCGGTTGATGCGGGGTTGGACCTGAAGGAAGCGGATATCAAAAGAACCTTCATTGCCCATATGGACGCTGGCTCAACGCGTGTCAAAAGCCTGTCGGGGGCCTTCCAGATTGCAGGTGGAGCGCTCAGGGCCAACAATATCAATGCGGAAGCCGACATTTTGCAGTCGCGCGGCTCTTTGATGCTGGATCTGTCCGCCCAGACCCTGAAAGGGGACTGGTCGATCAAGGTCGAGCCGAATGAGGAAGATGCGGTGACGGGTGCGCAGCCTGAGGTCGGGCTGGTCTTTTCCGGTGATCTGGAGGCACCAAAACGTGTTGTTGATGTGGCGCCTTTCACCGGTTATCTGAGTATTCGCGCCTTTGAACGCGAGGTGGATCGGGTCGAACGCTTGCAGGCCGATATTCTGGAAAAGGAACGGATGCGCCGACTGTTGCGGCTCTATCGTGAGCAGGCGCGGCATCGTGAGGCGGAGGCGCTGGCCGCTGAACAGGAAGCAGAGCGGTTAAAGCTGCAGGCCGTTGAAGATGCCAAAAAGGCAGCGAAGCGCAAGGCCGAGGAAGAAAAGGCTCGTCTGGAAGCTGAAGCGGCGCGCAAAGCGGCAGAGGCCGAAGCCAAGCGCAAGGCGGAAAAGGCCCGTAAGGCTGCTGAGAAGGCAAGGCCGGAGGCCGAGGCGGCCCGCAAGGCAGAAGAAAAGAGACTGGCTGAGCAAAAGCGTTTGGCCGAGGAAGCCCGCAAAGCCGCCGCCGAAAAGGCCCGTCTGGCAGCCGAAGCCCAAGCCCGTGCCGATGAAGAAGCCCGCAAGGTGGAAGCCGCCCGCAAGGAAGCCGAGCGTCTGGCAGCAGAGGCCCGTGCAGCCGAAGAAGCCGCTCGGCAGCTGGAACAAAGCCAGCAGCCTGCCAGCGTTATTGCGCCGTTGCCAAACCAGAGCAATGGACAGATCGAAGTGCGTCCGCTTGGCGATCTTGTGCCCAATGAGACGAATGCCACGGGCAATGGCAGCGAGGATCTGGCAACCGAATCCGGTTTGCTCAGTGGTGCAGCAGCAGGTCCCGAAAGCCTCGCATCGCAACCCTTGCCGGACAATCTGTCGGTGTTGCCACGCATTCGGGTCGCGCCTGCCATTGGCGAGAAACAGGCGCCAGCGTCTGAGCCAGCCAATGACAATCGGCCAACCTTCAATGAATTGATGGAAGAGTTCCGCAATTCTCCGGATCGGATCATTCAGCTCGAATAG
- a CDS encoding FAD-binding oxidoreductase: MAIQPQFARTKDDAAVKRVCDALADRFGDRFTTGQALREQHGHTTTSMKNQIPDGVVFAQSSEDVSEVVKLCHSHDVPVIPFGTGSSLEGHLNAPYGGISIDLARMNAIVDVQAEDLTCTVQAGVTREMLNSYLRDTGLFFPIDPGADASIGGMAATRASGTNAVRYGTMKDNVVCLKAVMPDGQIITTASRAKKSSAGYDLTRLLVGSEGTLGIITEVTLKLSGIPQSVTGGICNFPDLESACNAVILTIQCGIPVARIELLDELQVKACNGYSKLDLAERPTLLVEFHGTEGSVAEQVELFSDIVNDCGGSDFRWASKAEERNKLWTARHNAYWAAHELRPGAKGLSTDACVPISRLAECVAETQKDIEETGFIAPVVGHVGDGNFHVLLLLDPDSAEEQAKAETFLGRLAHRAIAMGGTCTGEHGIGQGKMKYMVEEYGPALTYMAAIKQAIDPKNIMNPGKILPSVD, translated from the coding sequence ATGGCCATTCAACCGCAATTTGCACGCACCAAGGATGACGCAGCGGTGAAGCGCGTTTGTGATGCACTGGCCGACCGGTTTGGTGATCGGTTCACCACAGGGCAGGCTCTGCGCGAACAACATGGCCATACCACGACCTCGATGAAGAACCAGATCCCTGACGGGGTGGTTTTTGCTCAAAGCTCTGAAGATGTGTCCGAGGTGGTCAAACTGTGCCACAGCCATGATGTGCCGGTGATCCCGTTCGGCACCGGATCGTCGCTGGAAGGGCATCTGAATGCCCCCTATGGTGGCATCTCGATCGATCTGGCGCGGATGAATGCCATTGTCGATGTGCAGGCCGAGGATTTAACCTGTACGGTGCAAGCGGGGGTGACGAGGGAAATGCTCAATTCCTATTTGCGCGATACCGGCCTGTTCTTTCCGATTGACCCCGGTGCGGATGCCTCGATTGGCGGCATGGCGGCAACGCGGGCATCGGGCACCAATGCGGTGCGCTATGGCACAATGAAGGACAATGTGGTGTGTCTGAAGGCAGTTATGCCCGACGGGCAGATCATCACCACCGCCAGCCGGGCCAAGAAAAGCTCTGCCGGCTATGATCTGACGCGCCTGCTGGTTGGCTCGGAAGGCACGCTAGGCATCATCACCGAAGTGACGCTGAAATTGTCCGGTATTCCGCAGAGCGTGACGGGCGGGATTTGCAATTTTCCGGATCTGGAAAGCGCCTGCAATGCGGTGATCCTGACCATCCAGTGCGGCATTCCGGTTGCCCGGATCGAGCTGCTGGATGAGTTGCAGGTCAAGGCTTGCAATGGCTATTCCAAGCTCGATCTGGCCGAGCGCCCGACTTTGCTGGTTGAATTCCACGGCACCGAAGGCAGCGTTGCCGAACAGGTGGAGCTGTTTTCCGACATCGTGAATGATTGCGGTGGGTCTGATTTCCGTTGGGCCTCAAAGGCTGAAGAGCGCAACAAGCTTTGGACCGCGCGGCATAATGCCTATTGGGCTGCGCATGAATTGCGGCCGGGTGCCAAGGGGCTGTCGACGGATGCTTGCGTGCCGATTTCTCGGCTGGCGGAATGTGTGGCTGAAACCCAGAAGGATATTGAGGAAACCGGCTTTATCGCCCCGGTGGTTGGCCATGTGGGCGACGGCAATTTTCATGTCCTGTTGCTGCTTGACCCGGACAGCGCGGAAGAACAGGCAAAAGCCGAAACCTTCCTTGGGCGACTCGCCCATCGCGCCATCGCAATGGGCGGCACCTGTACCGGTGAACATGGCATCGGGCAGGGCAAAATGAAGTATATGGTTGAAGAATATGGTCCAGCCCTGACCTACATGGCCGCGATCAAACAGGCTATCGACCCGAAAAACATCATGAATCCGGGGAAAATCCTTCCAAGTGTTGACTAA